The genomic interval GATACGCTTCCCCCGCCAGCGTTTTGCTCTCGTTTTCATTGCTACCACCGAGTCCCGCGATGTTCCCCAAGTGTTTACTGGTCAACGGCAGTGCTAGGCCGACTGAGGGCAACTCAGCAGCGTTATTGAGTCAGTTTGAGCGATTCGCCGATGGCTTTGAGTGTCGAACCCTGGACCTGCTGCATGCGGACAGTCTAGGAAAAGCCATGTCGGAGCTGGATTGGGCGGACGCTTTTGTCTTTGCGACCGGCACCTATTGGGACAGTTGGGGATGGCCGCTGCAGCGTTTCCTGGAGTACGCAACGGCCACGGAGGGGACGTCGACTTGGCTGGGCAAACCCGCCGCGGTGTTGGTCAGCATGCATAGCGTCGGCGGCAAATCCGTTTTGTCGCGGCTCCAAGGAGTGCTCAATACGCTGGGTGTGGTCATCCCGCCGATGTCAGGGTGTGTGCTTTCGGCGGTCGGTCAAGCCGCGTTGAAGTCGTCGTCGCCGCAGATCCTTGGCGATATTTGGTGCATCGAAGATCTACGAGTCGTCGCCGCCAATCTGCGCTGTGTTTGCGAAGGACGTCGAGACTTTAAGGCCTGGAATGTGGATCGCGCGGACTTTACGCAGCGCTGGGTCGATTTGTAGACCCAACGACAATCGTCGCTCGACTTTCCAAGTCGATAGCGTGCCCCGTCAAACGTCTTGCCAATTCCAAACGTTTACTTGTGCAGACAGGCCCCGCTCCCTCGCATTCGGCTTAACGGATCTGCTCGACCTTCCCCGAAGTTCCGTGGGGGACGGTGACGCTGTGGAACGCGGTCCCGGACTTATGATTTGTTTTGGGGCGGATGGTGGCGTTCGTTGTCGACTTGGAAAGTCGAACGACAATCGTCGCTCGACTTTCCAAGTCGATAGCGCGTGCCCCGTCAAACGTTTTGCCAATTCCAAACGTTTACTTGTGCAGACAGGCTCCGCTCCCTCGCATTCGGCTTAACGGTTCTGCTCGACCTTCCCCGAAGTTCGGTGGGGGGGCGGTGACGCTGTGGAACGCGGTCCCGGACGTATGATTTGTTTTGGGGCGGATGGTGGCGTTCGTTGTCGACTTGGAAAGTCGAACGACAATCGTCGCTCGACTTTCCAAGTCGATAGCGCGTGCCCCGTCAAACGTTTTGCCAATTCCAAGCGTTTACTTGTGCAGACAGGCCCCGCTCCCTCGCATTCGGCTTAACGGATCTGCTCGACCTTCCCCGAAGTTCCGTGGGGGACGGTGACGCTGTGGAACGCGGTCCCGGACTTATGATTTGTTTTGGGGCGGATGGTGGCGTTCGTTGTCGACTTGGAAAGTCGAACGACAATCGTCGCTCGACTTTCCAAGTCGATAGCGCGTGCCCCGTCAAACGTTTTGCCAATTCCAAGCGTTTACTTGTGCAGACAGGCCCCGCTCCCTCGCATTCGGCTTAACGGATCTGCTCGACCTTCCCCGAAGTTCCGTGGGGGACGGTGACGCTGTGGAACGCGGTCCCGGACTTA from Stieleria varia carries:
- a CDS encoding flavodoxin family protein, with protein sequence MPGRFGYASPASVLLSFSLLPPSPAMFPKCLLVNGSARPTEGNSAALLSQFERFADGFECRTLDLLHADSLGKAMSELDWADAFVFATGTYWDSWGWPLQRFLEYATATEGTSTWLGKPAAVLVSMHSVGGKSVLSRLQGVLNTLGVVIPPMSGCVLSAVGQAALKSSSPQILGDIWCIEDLRVVAANLRCVCEGRRDFKAWNVDRADFTQRWVDL